In Dysidea avara chromosome 3, odDysAvar1.4, whole genome shotgun sequence, a single window of DNA contains:
- the LOC136249029 gene encoding uncharacterized protein isoform X5: MLRDQLFNSTQSQQTSFESSVNNPVSIVLKEQMELAPQQQLQHNERQPQLPSQNQEQGQWQQQEEKQQRHQQHQHQTYQDQQQMQHLQAQQQRPRQQEIQQQDPAQQQLTQQHQTPEEEEQQSQLQQQRQTNLQSQQENQQQQLNQPSQVAIACSGPSNASTSGVKESVVTMLTSQQSSQQSRGRISSASTGIGCDQDISDTNKNPNAIQVDVPQLGAKAAFVATRKRQHTVYCVLHGIETSLNKYYDNLEECQANFDKEFARGFEEFLDKRLTISDAAAAADNNEDHQTSDDYTEYICDHLKRKLCPFHCVRLWKYCVDNISCMQIFKDLCGDNEGLVILSKIKENSTGTICKDYTEYKNMKKIGSGGFGKVYKYSPGSGQQLAIKEEIKHPLVMGSTKLFQKIAQLKHRHIIEMFEYIVGPRGSDGKQSYLFVMPFVNQKSLDKQFVKEKSCKCVLDYMKQYHDQQNYIYRNYLLLFHQVFDGLNYLQTQKVVHRDVKPSNILVHQKCSCQSVILCPCREQDRVVFILSDLDLVCMEGKDALASSSGEVWDKMAMHDPAGTMEMKSPESFYRTGSGETVISHKSDIWSGSVTMMNVLVGKEANSATHDQIMGFLKTGSNTIRSVTHGMDESLGMLKSISERYTEICNQLKTANSVIVNNEMLDITADFVKLKKVLKDSGKYLRSVQSFQGGVPEVYKEESPLAGILSTVYLANNLHWECLSRLPKVYDTMLWDCIKQTFAVIAAGAKFIPENRKDAKFIVGMLTPIERVLQAEIQSQSQSH; the protein is encoded by the exons ATGCTTCGGGACCAGTTATTTAATAGCACACAATCACAGCAAACATCGTTTGAGTCATCAGTGAATAATCCTGTTAGTATTGTTTTGAAAGAACAAATGGAGCTTGCCCCTCAACAACAGCTGCAACACAATGAAAGACAACCACAGTTACCATCACAAAATCAGGAACAAGGTCAATGGCAACAACAGGAAGAAAAACAACAAAGGCACCAACAGCACCAACACCAAACGTATCAAGACCAGCAACAAATGCAGCACCTACAAGCACAGCAACAGCGACCACGACAACAGGAAATACAACAACAAGACCCAGCACAACAGCAGCTAACTCAACAACACCAAACACCAGAAGAGGAGGAACAGCAAAGTCAACTGCAGCAACAACGCCAAACAAATCTACAATCACAACAAGAAAACCAGCAGCAACAATTAAATCAACCATCACAAGTTGCAATTGCATGTTCAGGACCTTCTAATGCCTCAACTTCTGGAGTAAAAGAGTCTGTGGTAACAATGTTAACTTCACAACAATCATCACAACAGTCAAGGGGGAGAATTAGCAGTGCTTCAACTG GAATAGGCTGTGATCAAGACATTTCAGATACAAATAAAAACCCGAATGCTATACAG GTAGATGTACCACAACTTGGAGCAAAAGCTGCATTTGTAGCTACCAGGAAGCGACAGCATACTGTATACTGTGTGTTACATGGAATTGAAACTTCACTTAACAAATATTATGACAATTTGGAG GAATGTCAAGCCAACTTTGACAAGGAATTTGCTAGAGGGTTTGAAGAGTTTTTAGATAAAAGACTAACTATTAGTGATGCTGCAGCTGCTGCTGATAATAATGAGGACCATCAAACCAGTGATGATTATACTGAGTACATCTGTGATCACCTTAAGAGGAAGCTTTGTCCGTTCCATTGTGTTCGATTGTG GAAATACTGTGTGGAtaatatttcatgcatgcaaatTTTCAAAGATTTGTGCGGAGACAATGAAGGGCTTGTAATACTGTCA AAAATCAAGGAGAACAGTACTGGAACTATCTGTAAAGACTACACTGAAtacaaaaacatgaagaaaatTGGTAGTGGTGGGTTTGGTAAAGTATACAAATACTCTCCTGGGTCTGGTCAACAATTGGCCATTAAAGAGGAAATTAAG CATCCATTAGTCATGGGGAGTACAAAACTCTTTCAGAAGATAGCTCAACTTAAACACAGGCACATAATTGAAATGTTCGAGTATATAGTGG GACCTCGTGGTAGTGATGGCAAACAATCTTATTTGTTTGTGATGCCATTTGTGAATCAAA AGAGCCTTGACAAGCAGTTTGTTAAGGAGAAAAGTTGCAAATGTGTTTTAGACTACATGAAACAATATCATGATCAACAGAATTATATTTACCGGAATTATCTTTTGCTGTTTCACCAAGTGTTTGATGGGTTGAATTATTTGCAGACTCAGAAAGTTGTACACAGAGATGTGAAGC CTTCCAATATTTTGGTACATCAAAAATGTTCATGTCAGAGTGTCATATTGTGTCCATGCCGTGAACAAGATCGAGTAGTGTTTATACTGAGTGACTTAGACCTGGTGTGTATGGAGGGAAAAGATGCACTAGCCTCATCCTCCGGTGAAGTGTGGGATAAAATGGCTATGCATGATCCAGCTGGCACAATGGAAATGAAATCCCCTGAG TCATTCTACAGGACTGGTAGTGGAGAGACAGTGATAAGTCATAAGTCAGATATTTGGTCTGGTAGTGTGACAATGATGAATGTGTTAGTTGGGAAAGAAGCAAACTCTGCAACACACGATCAG ATAATGGGCTTCTTGAAAACAGGATCCAATACTATTCGCAGTGTCACTCATGGTATGGATGAGAGTCTTGGAATGCTTAAAAGTATTTCTGAGAGA TACACAGAAATATGTAATCAATTGAAAACAGCCAATAGTGTTATCGTCAACAATGAAATGCTAGACATAACAGCAGATTTTGTTAAATTGAAAAAG GTGCTCAAAGATAGTGGTAAATACCTCAGGAGTGTGCAGTCTTTTCAAGGAGGAGTTCCTGAAGTGTATAAAGAAGAGAGTCCACTGGCAGGAATACTATCCACAGTCTATTTG GCCAATAACCTACATTGGGAGTGTCTATCTAGATTACCCAAGGTTTATGATACGATGTTATGGGACTGTATCAAGCAGACTTTTGCAGTCATTGCTGCAGGAGCAAAA TTCATTCCTGAGAATAGAAAAGATGCCAAATTCATTGTAGGAATGTTAACACCCATAGAAAGAGTACTACAAGCAGAGATTCAGTCACAATCACAGTCACATTGA
- the LOC136249029 gene encoding uncharacterized protein isoform X1 — MEPIQETGGVYGVFFHSREVQDSFLQSLHGNTKAIQINHVESGYFRGEIIAPVGDGGGNVQSPLLVIGTYEMLRDQLFNSTQSQQTSFESSVNNPVSIVLKEQMELAPQQQLQHNERQPQLPSQNQEQGQWQQQEEKQQRHQQHQHQTYQDQQQMQHLQAQQQRPRQQEIQQQDPAQQQLTQQHQTPEEEEQQSQLQQQRQTNLQSQQENQQQQLNQPSQVAIACSGPSNASTSGVKESVVTMLTSQQSSQQSRGRISSASTGIGCDQDISDTNKNPNAIQVDVPQLGAKAAFVATRKRQHTVYCVLHGIETSLNKYYDNLEECQANFDKEFARGFEEFLDKRLTISDAAAAADNNEDHQTSDDYTEYICDHLKRKLCPFHCVRLWKYCVDNISCMQIFKDLCGDNEGLVILSKIKENSTGTICKDYTEYKNMKKIGSGGFGKVYKYSPGSGQQLAIKEEIKHPLVMGSTKLFQKIAQLKHRHIIEMFEYIVGPRGSDGKQSYLFVMPFVNQKSLDKQFVKEKSCKCVLDYMKQYHDQQNYIYRNYLLLFHQVFDGLNYLQTQKVVHRDVKPSNILVHQKCSCQSVILCPCREQDRVVFILSDLDLVCMEGKDALASSSGEVWDKMAMHDPAGTMEMKSPESFYRTGSGETVISHKSDIWSGSVTMMNVLVGKEANSATHDQIMGFLKTGSNTIRSVTHGMDESLGMLKSISERYTEICNQLKTANSVIVNNEMLDITADFVKLKKVLKDSGKYLRSVQSFQGGVPEVYKEESPLAGILSTVYLANNLHWECLSRLPKVYDTMLWDCIKQTFAVIAAGAKFIPENRKDAKFIVGMLTPIERVLQAEIQSQSQSH, encoded by the exons ATGGAACCTATACAAGAAACAGGTGGAGTGTATGGAGTTTTCTTCCACTCGCGTGAAGTACAGGACAGCTTTTTACAATCCCTTCATGGCAACACAAAAGCAATTCAAATCAATCACGTGGAGAGTGGCTATTTTCGAGGGGAAATAATAGCACC GGTTGGTGATGGTGGTGGAAATGTACAGTCACCTTTATTGGTAATTGGGACTTATGAAATGCTTCGGGACCAGTTATTTAATAGCACACAATCACAGCAAACATCGTTTGAGTCATCAGTGAATAATCCTGTTAGTATTGTTTTGAAAGAACAAATGGAGCTTGCCCCTCAACAACAGCTGCAACACAATGAAAGACAACCACAGTTACCATCACAAAATCAGGAACAAGGTCAATGGCAACAACAGGAAGAAAAACAACAAAGGCACCAACAGCACCAACACCAAACGTATCAAGACCAGCAACAAATGCAGCACCTACAAGCACAGCAACAGCGACCACGACAACAGGAAATACAACAACAAGACCCAGCACAACAGCAGCTAACTCAACAACACCAAACACCAGAAGAGGAGGAACAGCAAAGTCAACTGCAGCAACAACGCCAAACAAATCTACAATCACAACAAGAAAACCAGCAGCAACAATTAAATCAACCATCACAAGTTGCAATTGCATGTTCAGGACCTTCTAATGCCTCAACTTCTGGAGTAAAAGAGTCTGTGGTAACAATGTTAACTTCACAACAATCATCACAACAGTCAAGGGGGAGAATTAGCAGTGCTTCAACTG GAATAGGCTGTGATCAAGACATTTCAGATACAAATAAAAACCCGAATGCTATACAG GTAGATGTACCACAACTTGGAGCAAAAGCTGCATTTGTAGCTACCAGGAAGCGACAGCATACTGTATACTGTGTGTTACATGGAATTGAAACTTCACTTAACAAATATTATGACAATTTGGAG GAATGTCAAGCCAACTTTGACAAGGAATTTGCTAGAGGGTTTGAAGAGTTTTTAGATAAAAGACTAACTATTAGTGATGCTGCAGCTGCTGCTGATAATAATGAGGACCATCAAACCAGTGATGATTATACTGAGTACATCTGTGATCACCTTAAGAGGAAGCTTTGTCCGTTCCATTGTGTTCGATTGTG GAAATACTGTGTGGAtaatatttcatgcatgcaaatTTTCAAAGATTTGTGCGGAGACAATGAAGGGCTTGTAATACTGTCA AAAATCAAGGAGAACAGTACTGGAACTATCTGTAAAGACTACACTGAAtacaaaaacatgaagaaaatTGGTAGTGGTGGGTTTGGTAAAGTATACAAATACTCTCCTGGGTCTGGTCAACAATTGGCCATTAAAGAGGAAATTAAG CATCCATTAGTCATGGGGAGTACAAAACTCTTTCAGAAGATAGCTCAACTTAAACACAGGCACATAATTGAAATGTTCGAGTATATAGTGG GACCTCGTGGTAGTGATGGCAAACAATCTTATTTGTTTGTGATGCCATTTGTGAATCAAA AGAGCCTTGACAAGCAGTTTGTTAAGGAGAAAAGTTGCAAATGTGTTTTAGACTACATGAAACAATATCATGATCAACAGAATTATATTTACCGGAATTATCTTTTGCTGTTTCACCAAGTGTTTGATGGGTTGAATTATTTGCAGACTCAGAAAGTTGTACACAGAGATGTGAAGC CTTCCAATATTTTGGTACATCAAAAATGTTCATGTCAGAGTGTCATATTGTGTCCATGCCGTGAACAAGATCGAGTAGTGTTTATACTGAGTGACTTAGACCTGGTGTGTATGGAGGGAAAAGATGCACTAGCCTCATCCTCCGGTGAAGTGTGGGATAAAATGGCTATGCATGATCCAGCTGGCACAATGGAAATGAAATCCCCTGAG TCATTCTACAGGACTGGTAGTGGAGAGACAGTGATAAGTCATAAGTCAGATATTTGGTCTGGTAGTGTGACAATGATGAATGTGTTAGTTGGGAAAGAAGCAAACTCTGCAACACACGATCAG ATAATGGGCTTCTTGAAAACAGGATCCAATACTATTCGCAGTGTCACTCATGGTATGGATGAGAGTCTTGGAATGCTTAAAAGTATTTCTGAGAGA TACACAGAAATATGTAATCAATTGAAAACAGCCAATAGTGTTATCGTCAACAATGAAATGCTAGACATAACAGCAGATTTTGTTAAATTGAAAAAG GTGCTCAAAGATAGTGGTAAATACCTCAGGAGTGTGCAGTCTTTTCAAGGAGGAGTTCCTGAAGTGTATAAAGAAGAGAGTCCACTGGCAGGAATACTATCCACAGTCTATTTG GCCAATAACCTACATTGGGAGTGTCTATCTAGATTACCCAAGGTTTATGATACGATGTTATGGGACTGTATCAAGCAGACTTTTGCAGTCATTGCTGCAGGAGCAAAA TTCATTCCTGAGAATAGAAAAGATGCCAAATTCATTGTAGGAATGTTAACACCCATAGAAAGAGTACTACAAGCAGAGATTCAGTCACAATCACAGTCACATTGA
- the LOC136249029 gene encoding uncharacterized protein isoform X2, which translates to MIVFSTRVGDGGGNVQSPLLVIGTYEMLRDQLFNSTQSQQTSFESSVNNPVSIVLKEQMELAPQQQLQHNERQPQLPSQNQEQGQWQQQEEKQQRHQQHQHQTYQDQQQMQHLQAQQQRPRQQEIQQQDPAQQQLTQQHQTPEEEEQQSQLQQQRQTNLQSQQENQQQQLNQPSQVAIACSGPSNASTSGVKESVVTMLTSQQSSQQSRGRISSASTGIGCDQDISDTNKNPNAIQVDVPQLGAKAAFVATRKRQHTVYCVLHGIETSLNKYYDNLEECQANFDKEFARGFEEFLDKRLTISDAAAAADNNEDHQTSDDYTEYICDHLKRKLCPFHCVRLWKYCVDNISCMQIFKDLCGDNEGLVILSKIKENSTGTICKDYTEYKNMKKIGSGGFGKVYKYSPGSGQQLAIKEEIKHPLVMGSTKLFQKIAQLKHRHIIEMFEYIVGPRGSDGKQSYLFVMPFVNQKSLDKQFVKEKSCKCVLDYMKQYHDQQNYIYRNYLLLFHQVFDGLNYLQTQKVVHRDVKPSNILVHQKCSCQSVILCPCREQDRVVFILSDLDLVCMEGKDALASSSGEVWDKMAMHDPAGTMEMKSPESFYRTGSGETVISHKSDIWSGSVTMMNVLVGKEANSATHDQIMGFLKTGSNTIRSVTHGMDESLGMLKSISERYTEICNQLKTANSVIVNNEMLDITADFVKLKKVLKDSGKYLRSVQSFQGGVPEVYKEESPLAGILSTVYLANNLHWECLSRLPKVYDTMLWDCIKQTFAVIAAGAKFIPENRKDAKFIVGMLTPIERVLQAEIQSQSQSH; encoded by the exons atgattgtgttctctacgag GGTTGGTGATGGTGGTGGAAATGTACAGTCACCTTTATTGGTAATTGGGACTTATGAAATGCTTCGGGACCAGTTATTTAATAGCACACAATCACAGCAAACATCGTTTGAGTCATCAGTGAATAATCCTGTTAGTATTGTTTTGAAAGAACAAATGGAGCTTGCCCCTCAACAACAGCTGCAACACAATGAAAGACAACCACAGTTACCATCACAAAATCAGGAACAAGGTCAATGGCAACAACAGGAAGAAAAACAACAAAGGCACCAACAGCACCAACACCAAACGTATCAAGACCAGCAACAAATGCAGCACCTACAAGCACAGCAACAGCGACCACGACAACAGGAAATACAACAACAAGACCCAGCACAACAGCAGCTAACTCAACAACACCAAACACCAGAAGAGGAGGAACAGCAAAGTCAACTGCAGCAACAACGCCAAACAAATCTACAATCACAACAAGAAAACCAGCAGCAACAATTAAATCAACCATCACAAGTTGCAATTGCATGTTCAGGACCTTCTAATGCCTCAACTTCTGGAGTAAAAGAGTCTGTGGTAACAATGTTAACTTCACAACAATCATCACAACAGTCAAGGGGGAGAATTAGCAGTGCTTCAACTG GAATAGGCTGTGATCAAGACATTTCAGATACAAATAAAAACCCGAATGCTATACAG GTAGATGTACCACAACTTGGAGCAAAAGCTGCATTTGTAGCTACCAGGAAGCGACAGCATACTGTATACTGTGTGTTACATGGAATTGAAACTTCACTTAACAAATATTATGACAATTTGGAG GAATGTCAAGCCAACTTTGACAAGGAATTTGCTAGAGGGTTTGAAGAGTTTTTAGATAAAAGACTAACTATTAGTGATGCTGCAGCTGCTGCTGATAATAATGAGGACCATCAAACCAGTGATGATTATACTGAGTACATCTGTGATCACCTTAAGAGGAAGCTTTGTCCGTTCCATTGTGTTCGATTGTG GAAATACTGTGTGGAtaatatttcatgcatgcaaatTTTCAAAGATTTGTGCGGAGACAATGAAGGGCTTGTAATACTGTCA AAAATCAAGGAGAACAGTACTGGAACTATCTGTAAAGACTACACTGAAtacaaaaacatgaagaaaatTGGTAGTGGTGGGTTTGGTAAAGTATACAAATACTCTCCTGGGTCTGGTCAACAATTGGCCATTAAAGAGGAAATTAAG CATCCATTAGTCATGGGGAGTACAAAACTCTTTCAGAAGATAGCTCAACTTAAACACAGGCACATAATTGAAATGTTCGAGTATATAGTGG GACCTCGTGGTAGTGATGGCAAACAATCTTATTTGTTTGTGATGCCATTTGTGAATCAAA AGAGCCTTGACAAGCAGTTTGTTAAGGAGAAAAGTTGCAAATGTGTTTTAGACTACATGAAACAATATCATGATCAACAGAATTATATTTACCGGAATTATCTTTTGCTGTTTCACCAAGTGTTTGATGGGTTGAATTATTTGCAGACTCAGAAAGTTGTACACAGAGATGTGAAGC CTTCCAATATTTTGGTACATCAAAAATGTTCATGTCAGAGTGTCATATTGTGTCCATGCCGTGAACAAGATCGAGTAGTGTTTATACTGAGTGACTTAGACCTGGTGTGTATGGAGGGAAAAGATGCACTAGCCTCATCCTCCGGTGAAGTGTGGGATAAAATGGCTATGCATGATCCAGCTGGCACAATGGAAATGAAATCCCCTGAG TCATTCTACAGGACTGGTAGTGGAGAGACAGTGATAAGTCATAAGTCAGATATTTGGTCTGGTAGTGTGACAATGATGAATGTGTTAGTTGGGAAAGAAGCAAACTCTGCAACACACGATCAG ATAATGGGCTTCTTGAAAACAGGATCCAATACTATTCGCAGTGTCACTCATGGTATGGATGAGAGTCTTGGAATGCTTAAAAGTATTTCTGAGAGA TACACAGAAATATGTAATCAATTGAAAACAGCCAATAGTGTTATCGTCAACAATGAAATGCTAGACATAACAGCAGATTTTGTTAAATTGAAAAAG GTGCTCAAAGATAGTGGTAAATACCTCAGGAGTGTGCAGTCTTTTCAAGGAGGAGTTCCTGAAGTGTATAAAGAAGAGAGTCCACTGGCAGGAATACTATCCACAGTCTATTTG GCCAATAACCTACATTGGGAGTGTCTATCTAGATTACCCAAGGTTTATGATACGATGTTATGGGACTGTATCAAGCAGACTTTTGCAGTCATTGCTGCAGGAGCAAAA TTCATTCCTGAGAATAGAAAAGATGCCAAATTCATTGTAGGAATGTTAACACCCATAGAAAGAGTACTACAAGCAGAGATTCAGTCACAATCACAGTCACATTGA
- the LOC136249029 gene encoding uncharacterized protein isoform X4, whose translation MEPIQETGGVYGVFFHSREVQDSFLQSLHGNTKAIQINHVESGYFRGEIIAPVGDGGGNVQSPLLVIGTYEMLRDQLFNSTQSQQTSFESSVNNPVSIVLKEQMELAPQQQLQHNERQPQLPSQNQEQGQWQQQEEKQQRHQQHQHQTYQDQQQMQHLQAQQQRPRQQEIQQQDPAQQQLTQQHQTPEEEEQQSQLQQQRQTNLQSQQENQQQQLNQPSQVAIACSGPSNASTSGVKESVVTMLTSQQSSQQSRGRISSASTGIGCDQDISDTNKNPNAIQVDVPQLGAKAAFVATRKRQHTVYCVLHGIETSLNKYYDNLEECQANFDKEFARGFEEFLDKRLTISDAAAAADNNEDHQTSDDYTEYICDHLKRKLCPFHCVRLWKYCVDNISCMQIFKDLCGDNEGLVILSKIKENSTGTICKDYTEYKNMKKIGSGGFGKVYKYSPGSGQQLAIKEEIKHPLVMGSTKLFQKIAQLKHRHIIEMFEYIVGPRGSDGKQSYLFVMPFVNQKSLDKQFVKEKSCKCVLDYMKQYHDQQNYIYRNYLLLFHQVFDGLNYLQTQKVVHRDVKPSNILVHQKCSCQSVILCPCREQDRVVFILSDLDLVCMEGKDALASSSGEVWDKMAMHDPAGTMEMKSPESFYRTGSGETVISHKSDIWSGSVTMMNVLVGKEANSATHDQIMGFLKTGSNTIRSVTHGMDESLGMLKSISERYTEICNQLKTANSVIVNNEMLDITADFVKLKKVLKDSGKYLRSVQSFQGGVPEVYKEESPLAGILSTVYLGYIHRQLFDKFGAN comes from the exons ATGGAACCTATACAAGAAACAGGTGGAGTGTATGGAGTTTTCTTCCACTCGCGTGAAGTACAGGACAGCTTTTTACAATCCCTTCATGGCAACACAAAAGCAATTCAAATCAATCACGTGGAGAGTGGCTATTTTCGAGGGGAAATAATAGCACC GGTTGGTGATGGTGGTGGAAATGTACAGTCACCTTTATTGGTAATTGGGACTTATGAAATGCTTCGGGACCAGTTATTTAATAGCACACAATCACAGCAAACATCGTTTGAGTCATCAGTGAATAATCCTGTTAGTATTGTTTTGAAAGAACAAATGGAGCTTGCCCCTCAACAACAGCTGCAACACAATGAAAGACAACCACAGTTACCATCACAAAATCAGGAACAAGGTCAATGGCAACAACAGGAAGAAAAACAACAAAGGCACCAACAGCACCAACACCAAACGTATCAAGACCAGCAACAAATGCAGCACCTACAAGCACAGCAACAGCGACCACGACAACAGGAAATACAACAACAAGACCCAGCACAACAGCAGCTAACTCAACAACACCAAACACCAGAAGAGGAGGAACAGCAAAGTCAACTGCAGCAACAACGCCAAACAAATCTACAATCACAACAAGAAAACCAGCAGCAACAATTAAATCAACCATCACAAGTTGCAATTGCATGTTCAGGACCTTCTAATGCCTCAACTTCTGGAGTAAAAGAGTCTGTGGTAACAATGTTAACTTCACAACAATCATCACAACAGTCAAGGGGGAGAATTAGCAGTGCTTCAACTG GAATAGGCTGTGATCAAGACATTTCAGATACAAATAAAAACCCGAATGCTATACAG GTAGATGTACCACAACTTGGAGCAAAAGCTGCATTTGTAGCTACCAGGAAGCGACAGCATACTGTATACTGTGTGTTACATGGAATTGAAACTTCACTTAACAAATATTATGACAATTTGGAG GAATGTCAAGCCAACTTTGACAAGGAATTTGCTAGAGGGTTTGAAGAGTTTTTAGATAAAAGACTAACTATTAGTGATGCTGCAGCTGCTGCTGATAATAATGAGGACCATCAAACCAGTGATGATTATACTGAGTACATCTGTGATCACCTTAAGAGGAAGCTTTGTCCGTTCCATTGTGTTCGATTGTG GAAATACTGTGTGGAtaatatttcatgcatgcaaatTTTCAAAGATTTGTGCGGAGACAATGAAGGGCTTGTAATACTGTCA AAAATCAAGGAGAACAGTACTGGAACTATCTGTAAAGACTACACTGAAtacaaaaacatgaagaaaatTGGTAGTGGTGGGTTTGGTAAAGTATACAAATACTCTCCTGGGTCTGGTCAACAATTGGCCATTAAAGAGGAAATTAAG CATCCATTAGTCATGGGGAGTACAAAACTCTTTCAGAAGATAGCTCAACTTAAACACAGGCACATAATTGAAATGTTCGAGTATATAGTGG GACCTCGTGGTAGTGATGGCAAACAATCTTATTTGTTTGTGATGCCATTTGTGAATCAAA AGAGCCTTGACAAGCAGTTTGTTAAGGAGAAAAGTTGCAAATGTGTTTTAGACTACATGAAACAATATCATGATCAACAGAATTATATTTACCGGAATTATCTTTTGCTGTTTCACCAAGTGTTTGATGGGTTGAATTATTTGCAGACTCAGAAAGTTGTACACAGAGATGTGAAGC CTTCCAATATTTTGGTACATCAAAAATGTTCATGTCAGAGTGTCATATTGTGTCCATGCCGTGAACAAGATCGAGTAGTGTTTATACTGAGTGACTTAGACCTGGTGTGTATGGAGGGAAAAGATGCACTAGCCTCATCCTCCGGTGAAGTGTGGGATAAAATGGCTATGCATGATCCAGCTGGCACAATGGAAATGAAATCCCCTGAG TCATTCTACAGGACTGGTAGTGGAGAGACAGTGATAAGTCATAAGTCAGATATTTGGTCTGGTAGTGTGACAATGATGAATGTGTTAGTTGGGAAAGAAGCAAACTCTGCAACACACGATCAG ATAATGGGCTTCTTGAAAACAGGATCCAATACTATTCGCAGTGTCACTCATGGTATGGATGAGAGTCTTGGAATGCTTAAAAGTATTTCTGAGAGA TACACAGAAATATGTAATCAATTGAAAACAGCCAATAGTGTTATCGTCAACAATGAAATGCTAGACATAACAGCAGATTTTGTTAAATTGAAAAAG GTGCTCAAAGATAGTGGTAAATACCTCAGGAGTGTGCAGTCTTTTCAAGGAGGAGTTCCTGAAGTGTATAAAGAAGAGAGTCCACTGGCAGGAATACTATCCACAGTCTATTTG GGATACATCCACAGACAATTGTTTGATAAATTTGGGGCAAATTGA